Proteins from a single region of Palaemon carinicauda isolate YSFRI2023 chromosome 1, ASM3689809v2, whole genome shotgun sequence:
- the LOC137658677 gene encoding uncharacterized protein — protein MDKLSFSESSKDNFFSGEWIRKATIWEESFELCNNLGNYLIWYQLDLKSLIPLEEKHVRRALCLLYRKCPALSLCLGDRSGERWVRRATNSVIDFKVLQNHKIKEVRKFLHSYRYNTETGPLFCARLLLSPTDLKFEPGEDDPREMHNSYMFFGLAHCFTDGTTNTQIMGHFLSLLNDVIANKPISNDPTGVFASDEQTVKVVKEKRHLMETNSSLEKEIAEEVQKYNTVQPLIITAFPAPTEERNPESFVKILNHGITKELSKKCKEENITFNSGFSAVVNVALVDLLIKNGTIQDSYEIQCFHLVNLRRYWKVPMPKALGLHISYPLVIYKETPRKAGDHLFWDYARSLHKDIALSLDSGKVLLWQAYENPTSKNPPYTKEYLLGDKSYSGDFLTSNMGDVTSKVTKGGDHVQVANFLRSSSVHLSEFPLEIECHTFRDKFSMIFSYNTAAVGSQFIEAFCDQIVYRLERLLQ, from the exons ATGGATAAGCTTTCATTCTCAGAGAG TTCAAAGGATAATTTCTTCTCGGGCGAATGGATCAGAAAAGCCACAATTTGGGAAGAAAGTTTTGAGCTGTGCAATAACCTTGGAAATTATCTGATTTGGTATCAGTTGGATCTCAAGAGCCTAATTCCACTTGAAGAGAAGCACGTTAGAAGGGCCTTATGTCTTCTGTACAG GAAATGTCCAGCTCTGAGTCTTTGTCTTGGCGATCGTTCTGGTGAACGGTGGGTCAGAAGAGCAACCAACTCTGTGATAGACTTTAAG GTACTTCAAAACCACAAGATCAAAGAAGTAAGGAAATTTCTCCACAGTTATAGATACAATACAGAGACTGGTCCACTGTTCTGTGCTAGGCTACTCCTTTCGCCAACGGATTTGAAATTTGAGCCAGGGGAGGATGATCCAAGAGAGATGCACAATTCTTATATGTTCTTCGGACTAGCTCACTGCTTCACTGATGGTACTACAAATACCCAAATAATGGGTCACTTTTTGTCTCTGCTGAATGATGTAATTGCTAACAAACCTATTAGTAATGATCCTACTGGAGTTTTTGCTTCTGATGAGCAGACAGTCAAGGTAGTGAAAGAAAAGAGGCATCTGATGGAAACAAATTCTTCACTCGAAAAAGAGATTGCCGAAGAAGTACAGAAATACAATACTGTCCAGCCACTCATAATCACAGCTTTTCCAGCACCTACTGAAGAAAGAAATCCTGAAAGTTTTGTCAAGATATTAAATCATGGCATAACAAAGGAACTTTCCAAaaaatgtaaagaagaaaatattaCTTTCAACTCTGGGTTTTCTGCAGTTGTCAATGTGGCCCTAGTTGACCTTCTAATCAagaatggcactatccaagactcaTATGAAATCCAGTGTTTTCATTTGGTCAATTTACGCCGATACTGGAAGGTTCCGATGCCAAAAGCACTGGGCTTACACATTAGTTATCCATTAGTCATTTACAAAGAAACTCCACGAAAGGCTGGTGATCATCTGTTCTGGGATTACGCACGTTCACTTCACAAAGACATTGCTCTTTCTCTAGATTCAGGAAAGGTTCTACTATGGCAAGCTTATGAAAATCCAACTTCAAAGAACCCTCCTTACACAAAGGAATACTTATTAGGGGACAAGAGCTACTCAGGAGACTTTCTAACCTCTAACATGGGCGACGTGACTTCTAAAGTTACCAAAGGAGGAGATCATGTTCAGGTCGCAAACTTTCTCAGGTCATCTTCTGTTCACCTATCAGAGTTTCCATTAGAAATTGAGTGCCACACCTTCCGTGATAAGTTTTCAATGATATTTTCTTATAATACTGCTGCAGTTGGTTCACAATTTATTGAGGCTTTTTGTGATCAAATAGTATACAGATTGGAAAGATTGTTGCAATAA